Proteins encoded together in one Lathyrus oleraceus cultivar Zhongwan6 chromosome 5, CAAS_Psat_ZW6_1.0, whole genome shotgun sequence window:
- the LOC127085128 gene encoding uncharacterized protein LOC127085128, whose protein sequence is MGSETNNARSGKTAAIDVVATVKEIVNCTEQEIYDVLKDCDMDPNLAVEKLLAQDTFREVRSKREKRKEMKEAVDSRTRGNSTGLSRGGKIGIGNDPGVLQNGFHHVAYKENGKAVDKQDVGSVCATVMSSTTHVAGKSTKADSLYTDNGRQSLGTGVSISDTAQVSPAPLPWSVGASKGHLSMADIVRMGTTSQDAVSHDHCNSIGVSSFSGNSESSLSLPCQNNSEQQSFHDEWPVIEQPISGNAQTLNWHDTEVSLHRNCELDAAQVSREEIARDNAISEKIESASISDHTELGPHSNSNLKNTLTSDFSSSYEHHEGVSSATLDLQRLNMKESNLEAPSSDDIVVLPNHLQALAAECSHLSFGTYKGGNNSASSEAFTPNNLSRDGLEMNSATADDSLAQFLDPSSLNLGDQLGFDILRGTSGDQNYGLHSTLGHEYNTTASISDPSLQRSQWMAPSLPLKQPGLPSGNHSSFPGEQHNSSNAVPQDLLAFLLAESHRSKHNAEPSINNFPPSMSGVSRDIEPGNFALHNRSSLTQGFTVQPNNYFQQSREAYYGLPQNQSYMATIDSQRAFSDNTAYSGSHTNMNYNSLPQNRNEFFTSRLHPSTVSDAPGYGNLDSSFYHPGSFQSNASLGNMKPSSNFNEILTNQYYGGHNLSSIHPHDSFSQRDYETRLRSSYVPEKTQYTFTDQPSQASLSQYASHEYSDFYPSWSQIPEEHKQSGSVQDLLPKKLHQFWPHNH, encoded by the exons ATGGGGAGTGAAACTAATAATGCTCGTAGTGGAAAGACGGCGGCGATAGACGTTGTTGCGACGGTGAAAGAGATCGTTAACTGTACGGAACAAGAGATCTACGACGTTCTTAAGGACTGTGATATGGACCCTAACCTCGCCGTCGAGAAGCTTCTCGCTCAAG ATACGTTTCGTGAGGTTAGAAGCAAACGTGAAAAAAGAAAAGAG ATGAAGGAGGCGGTGGATTCAAGGACGAGGGGAAATAGTACGGGGTTGAGTAGGGGAGGCAAGATTGGCATTGGCAATGATCCTGGTGTTCTGCAAAATGGATTTCATCATGTGGCTTATAAGG AAAACGGTAAAGCGGTTGACAAGCAAGATGTTGGGTCAGTTTGTGCTACGGTTATGTCTTCCACAACTCATGTTGCGGGGAAAAGTACTAAAGC TGATTCTTTATATACTGATAATGGAAGACAGTCATTAGGAACAGGTGTCTCCATATCAGATACTGCCCAAGTGTCTCCAGCACCTCTACCCTGGTCGGTAGGAGCGAGCAAAGGACATCTTTCAATGGCAGACATTGTAAGAATGGGCACAACATCTCAAGATGCTGTTTCACATGACCATTGTAATTCCATAGGAGTTTCATCATTCTCTGGAAATTCAGAGTCTAGCTTGAGTCTTCCCTGTCAAAATAATTCTGAGCAACAAAGTTTTCATGATGAGTGGCCTGTAATTGAACAGCCAATATCTGGAAACGCACAAACACTAAACTGGCATGATACTGAAGTAAGTTTACACAGGAACTGTGAATTAGATGCAGCCCAAGTTTCACGGGAGGAGATTGCTCGTGATAATGCTATTTCTGAAAAGATTGAATCTGCTTCTATATCGGACCACACTGAACTAGGACCACATTCCAACTCTAATTTAAAGAATACTCTTACCTCCGATTTTTCTAGTTCTTATGAGCATCATGAAG GTGTGTCATCTGCTACTTTGGATCTTCAGCGGCTAAATATGAAAGAGTCCAACCTAGAAGCGCCATCATCTGACGATATAGTGGTTCTTCCAAATCACTTACAAGCCTTGGCTGCTGAGTGTTCACATCTGAGTTTTGGCACATACAAAGGTGGCAACAATTCTGCATCTTCTGAGGCTTTCACACCTAATAATCTTTCTAGAGATGGCTTGGAGATGAATTCTGCAACTGCAGATGACTCCTTGGCTCAGTTCTTGGATCCCAG TTCTCTAAACCTTGGAGATCAGCTTGGGTTTGACATTCTTAGAGGAACATCTGGCGATCAAAATTATGGCCTCCATTCAACTCTTGGGCATGAATACAACACTACAGCATCTATATCAGATCCTAGTTTGCAAAGGTCCCAATGGATGGCTCCATCACTGCCTTTGAAGCAGCCAGGCTTGCCAAGTGGAAACCATTCTTCATTTCCAGGAGAACAG CATAATAGTTCAAATGCGGTACCTCAAGATTTGTTGGCATTTCTCCTAGCAGAATCACATCGTTCAAAACACAATGCGGAACCATCCATAAACAATTTCCCCCCCTCCATGTCTGGGGTATCCAGG GACATAGAACCAGGCAACTTTGCTTTGCATAACAGATCGTCACTTACCCAGGGTTTTACAGTGCAGCCCAACAATTACTTTCAACAATCGCGAGAAGCATATTATGGCCTACCTCAGAATCAGTCATATATGGCAACCATTGATTCACAGAGAGCATTTTCAGACAACACTGCATACAGTGGATCTCATACAAACATGAATTACAACAGCCTTCCCCAAAATAGAAATGAATTCTTCACGAGTAGATTGCATCCATCCACTGTCAGTGATGCACCTGGTTATGGAAATCTCGATTCTTCCTTTTATCATCCTGGAAGCTTTCAGTCTAATGCATCTCTTGGTAATATGAAACCTTCGAGTAACTTCAACGAGATTTTAACTAATCAATATTATGGTGGACATAACTTGAGCTCTATTCACCCG CATGATAGCTTTTCTCAACGGGATTACGAGACGAGGTTAAGATCTTCATATGTACCGGAGAAAACCCAATATACCTTCACAGACCAACCGAGTCAGGCTTCCCTGTCACAGTATGCAAGTCATGAATATTCTGATTTCTATCCTTCTTGGAGCCAAATTCCGGAAGAACACAAGCAGTCAGGTAGTGTTCAAGATTTGCTGCCCAAAAAATTGCATCAATTTTGGCCGCATAACCACTAA